A section of the Carya illinoinensis cultivar Pawnee chromosome 12, C.illinoinensisPawnee_v1, whole genome shotgun sequence genome encodes:
- the LOC122289839 gene encoding ribosome biogenesis protein BRX1 homolog 2-like — translation MGKKRKHSETEVVAPPKKDMSAEERPKRTLLGWKDKSEEVKKESDSAGFRNREKVLVTCSRRINFRYRHLMLNMVSLLPHCKKDNKVESKASKGSTLNELVELKGCSSCLFFECRKHQDLYLWMAKCPNGPSVKFLVNAVHTMEELKLTGNHLKGARPILTFSDNFDKDAHWKILKEMIIQIFGIPKEHRKSKPYHDHVFVFSIVDDHIWFRNYQISVPHNEADKVPRWGVENMTLVEVGPRFCLNPIKIFSGSFGGPTLYENPFYISPNQIRALEKRKKAGKYAKKVKAKTRRKMHELSDPLEPDEFADMWKE, via the exons aTGGGGAAGAAGAGAAAACACAGTGAGACGGAGGTGGTGGCACCGCCTAAGAAGGATATGAGTGCTGAGGAGAGACCTAAAAGGACCCTATTGGGTTGGAAAGACAAGAGTGAAGAAGTGAAGAAAGAAAGTGATTCCGCAGGTTTCAGGAACAGAGAGAAGGTCCTGGTGACTTGCTCTCGTCGCATTAATTTTAG GTACCGGCATTTGATGTTGAATATGGTGTCGCTCTTGCCCCACTGTAAGAAGGATAACAAGGTCGAGTCGAAGGCTAGTAAGGGCTCCACTTTGAACGAGCTGGTCGAGCTGAAAGGTTGCTCTTCCTGCCTTTTTTTCGag TGCAGGAAGCATCAAGATCTTTATCTATGGATGGCGAAATGCCCCAACGGGCCATCTGTCAAATTTTTAGTTAATGCTG TGCACACAATGGAGGAACTGAAGCTTACTGGGAATCATCTAAAAGGGGCTCGTCCTATTTTGACATTCTCGGACAATTTTGACAAAGATGCTCattggaaaattttgaaagagatGATAATTCAG ATATTTGGAATACCAAAGGAACACAGGAAATCTAAGCCTTATCATGATCATGTGTTTGTTTTCTCCATTGTTGATGACCACATATGGTTCCGGAATTATCAG ATATCTGTTCCTCATAATGAAGCAGATAAAGTGCCCCGATGGGGTGTTGAGAATATGACCCTTGTTGAG GTTGGTCCACGGTTCTGCTTGAACCCAATCAAGATATTCAGTGGCAGCTTTGGAGGACCTACCCTATACGAGAATCCATTTTACATATCACCAAATCAG ATTCGAGCgttggaaaaaaggaaaaaggctGGGAAGTATGCAAAGAAAGTCAAAGCAAAGACAAGGAGAAAGATGCACGAGCTATCTGACCCATTGGAGCCTGACGAATTTGCGGATATGTGGAAAGAATAA